The Paeniglutamicibacter sulfureus genome includes a region encoding these proteins:
- a CDS encoding M13 family metallopeptidase yields the protein MSTDSSVATNAAKPMANANHRDNNVRPQDDLYRHANGAWLSTAQIPADQGSYGSFMALRDDSEAAVRAIIESAQDNRIAADGTPDARKERIANLYESFMDEERIEASGVEPIRTDLSSIYATTSIAELVTLSGSFFRRGVSGFIQAGASSDAGSPERNLLTLIQGGLGLPDESYYREEQFAELLGEYREHLGRLLALGEIKDTEAAARDVVALEIALASHHWDRVKCRDAQARYNLMDASTLLEHIPSLSEWLRGAGIEEKYFAEVDVWQPSYLTGLEQVLNSESLASWQHWLAVQLIRSNAPYLSSAFVNENFSFYSAKLSGVQELRERWKRGVAFTEGAVGEDIGQLYVAEHFPERSKDKMEALVANLIDAYRQSIGELEWMSPDTKDKALEKLSMFRPKIGYPNEWIDYSAISTVADNVISNIAAANEFEFLRELKKIDDGVDRELWFMFPQTVNAYYHPLLNEIAFPAAILRSPFFDADRDAASNYGAIGAVIGHEIGHGFDDQGSQFDGTGQLKNWWTDEDRAAFEKLTGKLVDQYEALVPLEAPEHHVNGKLTLGENIGDLGGLGIAYTAYKLDLAARGVAADEVIDGLNGDQRFFYSWAECWRTLTRPETMVTRITTDPHSPGEFRCNQVPKNMDAFHEAFDTKPGDGMWMDPMDRVRIW from the coding sequence ATGAGCACAGATTCGTCAGTTGCTACCAACGCAGCAAAGCCGATGGCAAACGCGAACCACCGTGACAACAACGTTCGACCACAGGATGATCTGTATCGTCATGCCAATGGGGCTTGGCTATCTACTGCACAGATACCCGCGGATCAAGGTAGCTACGGCTCCTTCATGGCCCTGCGAGACGATTCCGAGGCAGCCGTGCGGGCAATCATTGAAAGCGCCCAAGACAACCGGATCGCTGCTGACGGGACCCCTGACGCACGCAAAGAGCGCATCGCGAACCTCTATGAAAGCTTCATGGACGAGGAGCGGATCGAAGCCAGTGGAGTCGAACCCATCCGGACCGATCTGTCATCCATTTATGCCACCACGTCGATTGCCGAACTTGTCACCCTCAGCGGATCGTTTTTCCGGCGAGGTGTGTCCGGTTTCATCCAGGCAGGTGCCAGTTCGGATGCCGGATCGCCGGAGCGAAATCTCCTCACCCTGATTCAGGGTGGACTTGGGCTGCCGGATGAGTCCTACTACCGCGAAGAGCAGTTCGCCGAACTCCTTGGCGAATACCGGGAGCACCTGGGCCGTTTGCTGGCACTTGGGGAAATCAAGGACACCGAGGCCGCAGCGCGGGACGTCGTCGCGTTGGAAATTGCGTTGGCTTCCCATCACTGGGACAGAGTCAAGTGCCGCGACGCCCAGGCGCGTTACAACCTGATGGATGCCTCGACTCTCCTTGAACACATTCCTTCTCTTTCCGAATGGCTTCGTGGCGCCGGCATCGAGGAAAAGTATTTCGCCGAGGTCGATGTCTGGCAGCCGAGCTATCTCACGGGGCTCGAGCAGGTGCTGAACAGCGAATCGCTGGCTTCATGGCAACACTGGCTGGCAGTGCAACTGATCCGATCCAACGCACCTTACTTGTCCAGCGCATTCGTCAACGAGAACTTCTCCTTCTATTCCGCGAAGCTTTCCGGAGTTCAGGAGCTTCGTGAGCGCTGGAAGCGAGGTGTGGCGTTCACCGAAGGAGCCGTCGGCGAGGACATCGGCCAGCTGTATGTAGCCGAGCATTTTCCAGAGCGCAGCAAGGACAAAATGGAAGCTCTGGTTGCCAACCTCATTGATGCCTACCGTCAGTCCATCGGGGAGCTGGAATGGATGAGCCCTGACACCAAGGACAAGGCGCTGGAGAAACTGTCCATGTTCCGGCCCAAGATCGGCTACCCGAACGAGTGGATCGACTACTCCGCCATTTCCACCGTGGCCGACAATGTGATTTCCAATATCGCAGCGGCAAACGAATTCGAGTTCCTGCGTGAACTTAAGAAGATCGACGACGGTGTGGACCGTGAGTTGTGGTTCATGTTCCCGCAAACCGTCAACGCCTACTACCACCCATTGTTGAATGAGATTGCCTTCCCTGCTGCAATCCTCCGCTCACCCTTCTTCGACGCCGACCGGGATGCCGCTTCCAACTATGGCGCCATAGGCGCGGTGATCGGGCACGAGATAGGACACGGCTTCGATGACCAAGGGTCCCAGTTTGACGGGACGGGCCAGTTGAAAAACTGGTGGACCGACGAGGACCGGGCAGCCTTTGAAAAACTCACCGGCAAACTCGTCGACCAATACGAAGCGCTGGTACCGCTGGAAGCGCCGGAACACCACGTCAACGGAAAGCTCACCCTCGGTGAGAACATTGGGGACTTGGGCGGACTTGGCATTGCATACACGGCCTACAAGCTGGATTTGGCTGCCCGCGGCGTGGCTGCTGACGAAGTTATAGATGGTTTGAACGGTGACCAGCGGTTCTTCTATTCCTGGGCCGAGTGCTGGCGTACGCTGACCCGCCCGGAGACCATGGTCACCCGCATCACCACTGACCCGCACTCACCCGGTGAGTTCCGTTGCAATCAGGTGCCCAAGAATATGGATGCGTTCCATGAAGCCTTCGATACCAAGCCCGGCGACGGCATGTGGATGGACCCCATGGACCGCGTCAGGATCTGGTAG
- the lysS gene encoding lysine--tRNA ligase, which translates to MVTAEKTAPVANPTETNDQRQVRMDKRAALLARGEEAYPVGVARTHSLHEIREQFPDLAPDTATGFQAGIVGRIVFMRNTGKLCFATLQEGGPEGTGTRLQAMLSLANVGEERLADWKALVDLGDHVLITGEVIASRRGELSVMASDWQMASKALRPLPVLHADLNEETRVRQRYADLIVRDEAREMVYKRAAITRAVRDTLHARDYVEVETPMLQLIHGGASARPFETHLNAFDQPMTLRIATELFLKRAVVGGIDRVFELGRIFRNEGVDSTHSPEFTTLESYEAYADQFVMADRIKEIILNAADAVGAGRQIETSKGTINLDGEWAWLGVYPGLSEAVGQEITPDTDVETLRAVAEKHGVKVDPKWESQKLVIELFGEIVEPTLIDPTFVYDYPPAAQPLARPHRSTPGIIEAWDLVIGGMERGTAFSELIDPVIQRERLTAQSRMAADGDDEAMQLDEDFLRALEYGAPPMGGIGLGIDRLVMLFADTGIRETILFPLLKPEA; encoded by the coding sequence ATTGTGACTGCCGAAAAAACTGCCCCAGTAGCTAACCCCACCGAGACCAACGACCAGCGCCAGGTGCGCATGGACAAGCGTGCCGCTTTGTTGGCCCGTGGAGAAGAAGCCTATCCAGTGGGCGTTGCACGGACTCACTCGCTTCATGAGATCCGGGAGCAATTCCCGGACCTTGCCCCCGACACCGCCACGGGCTTCCAAGCCGGCATCGTCGGGCGCATTGTCTTCATGCGCAATACGGGCAAGCTTTGCTTCGCCACCTTGCAGGAGGGCGGCCCCGAAGGTACGGGTACCCGGCTCCAGGCCATGCTTTCTCTCGCCAACGTGGGCGAGGAAAGGCTCGCCGACTGGAAGGCCCTTGTGGACCTGGGTGACCACGTGCTGATCACCGGTGAGGTCATTGCTTCGCGCCGAGGCGAACTTTCGGTCATGGCAAGTGATTGGCAAATGGCTTCCAAGGCGCTGCGTCCACTGCCGGTGTTGCACGCGGACCTCAACGAGGAAACGCGCGTGCGCCAGCGCTATGCCGACCTGATCGTGCGCGATGAGGCACGGGAGATGGTTTACAAGCGCGCGGCAATCACGCGCGCGGTCCGCGACACTCTGCATGCCCGCGATTACGTCGAGGTTGAAACCCCGATGCTGCAGCTGATCCACGGTGGTGCCTCTGCTCGTCCGTTCGAGACGCATTTGAATGCCTTTGACCAGCCAATGACGTTGCGTATTGCCACCGAATTGTTCCTCAAGCGTGCAGTCGTCGGCGGTATTGACCGCGTCTTTGAATTGGGGCGGATCTTCCGCAACGAAGGCGTGGATTCCACGCACTCCCCGGAGTTCACGACCCTTGAATCCTACGAAGCCTATGCGGATCAATTCGTGATGGCCGACCGCATCAAGGAAATCATCCTTAATGCCGCCGATGCCGTTGGCGCCGGCCGCCAGATCGAAACTTCCAAGGGCACCATCAACCTTGATGGCGAATGGGCATGGTTGGGCGTCTATCCCGGACTTTCCGAAGCAGTGGGCCAAGAAATTACCCCCGACACCGACGTCGAAACCCTGCGAGCAGTTGCCGAAAAGCATGGCGTGAAAGTCGACCCAAAGTGGGAATCTCAAAAGCTGGTCATTGAATTGTTTGGCGAAATCGTTGAACCGACCCTTATCGACCCGACCTTCGTCTACGACTATCCGCCGGCTGCGCAGCCACTGGCCCGCCCGCACCGCAGCACGCCGGGAATTATCGAAGCTTGGGATCTGGTCATTGGAGGGATGGAACGGGGAACCGCGTTCTCCGAGCTGATCGACCCCGTGATCCAGCGAGAACGACTGACCGCGCAGTCCCGTATGGCTGCCGACGGCGACGACGAAGCCATGCAGCTGGACGAGGACTTCCTGCGTGCGCTCGAATACGGAGCCCCGCCGATGGGTGGCATTGGGTTGGGTATTGACCGACTGGTCATGCTCTTCGCAGACACTGGAATTCGAGAAACGATCCTCTTCCCACTGCTAAAGCCGGAGGCCTAA
- a CDS encoding histone-like nucleoid-structuring protein Lsr2 yields the protein MARQVQIALIDDIDGSEAVESIVFGIGGQHYEIDLNEEHAAAFREAFKPYIKVARTSKQFTPKEAPAIRAWAKENNVKVNARGRLQADVISAYHAAQAKKSRSKSK from the coding sequence ATGGCGCGTCAAGTCCAAATTGCATTGATTGATGATATTGATGGTTCCGAGGCGGTCGAATCTATCGTATTCGGTATCGGCGGTCAGCATTATGAAATCGACCTCAACGAGGAACATGCCGCGGCATTCCGCGAGGCTTTCAAGCCGTACATCAAGGTCGCACGCACCTCGAAGCAGTTCACTCCGAAGGAAGCCCCGGCCATCCGTGCTTGGGCCAAGGAGAACAACGTCAAGGTCAACGCCCGCGGACGCCTGCAGGCCGATGTCATCTCCGCCTACCATGCAGCCCAGGCGAAGAAATCGCGTTCCAAGTCCAAGTAG